One region of Solanum pennellii chromosome 6, SPENNV200 genomic DNA includes:
- the LOC107021201 gene encoding E3 ubiquitin-protein ligase CHIP codes for MAPIVGSKQAEQLKQDGNNYFQKNRFGAAIDAYTEAITLCPNVPIYWTNRALCHRRRNDWRRVEEDCRRAIQLDHNSVKAHYYLGLALLQKEAFGEGVRELEKALDLGRGANPGRYIVGEIWEELAKAKYMEWEHVSTRRSWELQNLKESCESALKERHTLDSSQTEGLKDEKSTALLKQLEALGKVFVKAAADDTPTEVPDYLCCKITLDIFRDPVITPSGFTYERAVILEHLQKVGKFDPITREPLLPSQLVPNLAIKESVRAFLDRHGWAYRIQ; via the exons ATGGCACCAATCGTGGGTTCAAAGCAAGCGGAACAACTAAAGCAAGATGGGAACAATTATTTTCAGAAGAATCGGTTTGGGGCTGCCATTGATGCTTATACCGAG GCTATTACTTTGTGCCCTAATGTTCCGATATATTGGACAAATCGTGCTCTATGTCATCGGAGGCGGAA TGACTGGAGAAGAGTGGAGGAAGATTGCAGGAGGGCGATTCAGCTCGATCATAATTCTGTAAAG GCCCACTATTATCTTGGTCTTGCATTGCTACAAAAGGAAGCATTTGGTGAAGGTGTGAGAGAATTGGAAAAG gcattagACCTTGGAAGAGGTGCGAATCCAGGAAGATATATTGTTGGAGAGATCTGGGAAGAGCTTGCTAAAGCAAAGTACATGGAGTGGGAGCATGTATCTACAAGGCGCTCCTGGGAGCTTCAGAACTTGAA AGAATCATGTGAGTCAGCTCTCAAGGAGAGACATACGCTTGACAGTTCTCAGACAGAAGGGCTCAAAGATGAAAAATCAACAGCGCTTTTGAAGCAACTGGAAGCTCTAGGTAAGGTTTTCGTGAAAGCTGCAGCAGATGATACTCCAACTGAG GTTCCCGATTACTTGTGTTGTAAAATTACTCTTGATATTTTTCGTGACCCTGTTATTACTCCGAGTGGGTTTACATATGAGCGGGCTGTGATCCTTGAGCATTTGCAAAAG GTGGGAAAATTTGATCCAATCACAAGAGAACCACTTTTGCCGTCCCAGTTGGTGCCAAACCTGGCCATAAAAGAATCTGTGCGGGCATTTTTGGATAGGCATGGCTGGGCATATAGGATACAGTAA
- the LOC107022702 gene encoding uncharacterized protein LOC107022702, which produces MSGFRRMKRVTDPLDEKMKARIVGSSGSEHSAHADDDDIVSPSFSDLVFGDLENNAGDETPENDSDSELDVSMCDSIDRIEIMPSPVFRSEFDLFRNVIVSCATKGLEVFSCFKSNKSMLQRNVMAYLRNFGYNAAVCKTKWEKSGGLAAGNYEFIDITQSDSTTRYFVDLDFKAEFEIARPTIQYERLVQSLPNIFVGKSEELKQILRAMSDAARRSLKSRGLTFPPWRKHRFMQNKWFSSYRRTTNIIPTANSPAWFSPAKETNAAKCRTVGFHTTAVNGCLLFPATTRTR; this is translated from the coding sequence atgtctggCTTTCGCAGAATGAAGAGAGTTACTGACCCGTTAGATGAAAAAATGAAGGCTCGAATCGTTGGCAGTAGCGGCAGTGAACACAGTGCTCAtgctgatgatgatgatattgtttCTCCTAGTTTCTCCGATCTCGTTTTCGGTGATTTGGAAAATAATGCCGGAGATGAAACTCCGGAGAATGATTCAGATTCTGAGCTTGATGTATCAATGTGTGATTCAATTGACAGGATTGAGATAATGCCCAGCCCTGTTTTCCGCAGCGAATTCGATTTGTTTCGGAATGTGATTGTATCCTGTGCAACGAAGGGACTGGAAGTGTTTTCGTGCTTTAAGTCGAATAAATCGATGCTCCAGAGGAATGTAATGGCGTATCTTAGGAATTTCGGTTACAATGCGGCGGTTTGCAAGACGAAATGGGAGAAATCCGGTGGACTTGCTGCCGGAAATTATGAGTTTATTGACATTACGCAATCGGATTCCACTACTCGTTACTTCGTGGATCTCGATTTTAAAGCAGAGTTCGAGATCGCAAGGCCGACGATTCAGTACGAACGGTTAGTACAGTCGTTGCCGAATATTTTCGTTGGTAAAAGTGAAGAGCTAAAGCAGATTTTGAGAGCAATGAGCGACGCCGCGAGACGATCGTTGAAAAGCAGAGGCCTCACGTTTCCCCCATGGAGGAAACACCGGTTCATGCAGAACAAATGGTTCAGTTCGTACAGAAGAACAACAAACATCATACCGACGGCGAACTCGCCGGCATGGTTCTCACCGGCAAAGGAAACGAATGCGGCAAAATGCCGAACCGTCGGGTTTCACACTACCGCCGTGAATGGCTGCCTGTTGTTTCCCGCGACAACTCGTACTAGATGA
- the LOC107022824 gene encoding auxin-induced in root cultures protein 12, which translates to MASLLHLHFIFFIAFLLISPAISNNCSSSPAPISGNTHFANCTDLPYLKSSLYWTYNSTNATLAIAFVAPLPSSDGWISWGINPINASMIGTQCLIAFKASNGSMIVNTYNLTSYTSITQTDKLLFKVLNSKAEYSNGAMQILATLILPSNMTTVNQVWQVGLAVKDGTPMAHKFDPDNLKSKGILNLTTSSGGDGKNATAPVPAGGGGQSDDKMGGSSRISNKNTSFYVFIVFLGVLFFNLRSI; encoded by the exons ATGGCCTCTCTTCTCCATCTTcatttcatcttcttcattgcATTTCTCCTAATTTCCCCTGCAATATCTAACAATTGCTCGTCTTCTCCGGCGCCGATCTCCGGTAACACTCACTTCGCCAACTGCACTGATCTCCCTTATCTGAAATCGTCTCTTTACTGGACTTACAATTCAACAAATGCGACACTTGCAATTGCTTTCGTTGCTCCTCTGCCTTCTTCTGATGGCTGGATTTCATGGGGAATTAACCCAATTAACGCATCCATGATCGGCACTCAATGTCTTATCGCATTCAAAGCTTCAAATGGATCCATGATTGTTAATACTTACAATCTTACTTCGTATACATCGATTACACAAACTGATAAACTTTTGTTTAAAGTTTTGAATTCTAAAGCAGAGTACTCTAATGGCGCCATGCAAATATTAGCCACTTTGATACTACCGTCAAATATGACCACg GTGAATCAAGTGTGGCAAGTTGGATTAGCGGTGAAAGATGGTACACCAATGGCGCATAAGTTTGATCCTGATAATTTGAAATCTAAAGGCATATTAAATTTGACTACCTCTTCCGGTGGCGATGGAAAAAATGCCACAGCTCCGGTTCCCGCTGGTGGCGGTGGACAGAGTGATGATAAAATGGGTGGATCTTCAAGAATTTCGAATAAGAATACTAGTTTTTACGTCTTTATTGTGTTCCTTGGAGTTTTGTTTTTTAACTTAAGATCAATTTAA